One stretch of Microbacterium terrae DNA includes these proteins:
- a CDS encoding LCP family protein gives MSVASPPRQAARAVVEERPLRHPDSRSRAVMTRRGWWLVVLNFLLPGSAQVLAGNRRLGRIGIASTLALWAFIVVAGLFALLWPAAGISLVTGAWLPDWLALLRPIPLLVAQGLLIAYGVLWVVLTIDTLRLVRLVKTGTGARFGIAAASVVLTVVAGTTAVYAADAVGTARSTISSIFQATGPTVAPSDGYYNILLLGADSGEGRDSMRFDSISVVSVNAETGATTITGIPRDMPHFPFAEGPMQDKYPNGHEGHADPTCGWGSGVNQLRTEVEVCQDGTALYPDAEANGSSPGVEATKDAAEGILGIEIPYYVFIDMHGFASLIDALGGVDITVAERLPEGGGPSYDGQSVDEWATGWIEAGEQHMDGDTAQWYARSRYTTNDFDRMRRQRQLQEAILDQFTPQTVLTRFGEIAAAGTDIVQTDLPQSFLPSLADIALKAKEQPVTTIELTPDGGVDEYEPDYEQVHEMVQQALHPPTPTDEG, from the coding sequence GTGAGCGTGGCGAGCCCCCCGCGCCAGGCGGCGCGCGCGGTGGTGGAGGAGCGTCCGCTCCGTCACCCCGACTCCCGCTCACGTGCGGTCATGACGCGACGCGGCTGGTGGCTGGTCGTGCTCAACTTCCTCCTGCCGGGGTCGGCGCAGGTGCTCGCCGGCAACCGTCGCCTCGGACGCATCGGCATCGCCTCGACGCTCGCGCTCTGGGCGTTCATCGTCGTCGCCGGGCTGTTCGCGCTCCTCTGGCCGGCGGCCGGAATCAGCCTCGTCACCGGTGCCTGGCTCCCCGACTGGCTCGCTCTGCTCCGGCCGATCCCGCTGCTCGTCGCCCAGGGACTCCTCATCGCGTACGGCGTGCTCTGGGTCGTGCTGACGATCGACACGCTGCGGCTCGTCCGGCTGGTCAAGACCGGCACCGGGGCGCGCTTCGGCATCGCCGCAGCCTCGGTCGTCCTGACCGTGGTCGCCGGGACCACGGCGGTGTACGCGGCGGATGCCGTGGGCACCGCGCGCAGCACCATCAGCAGCATCTTCCAGGCGACCGGACCCACCGTGGCGCCCTCCGACGGGTACTACAACATCCTGCTGCTCGGGGCCGACAGCGGCGAAGGCCGCGACTCGATGCGGTTCGACAGCATCTCGGTGGTCTCGGTCAACGCCGAGACGGGAGCGACGACGATCACGGGCATCCCGCGTGACATGCCCCACTTCCCGTTCGCCGAGGGGCCGATGCAGGACAAGTACCCGAACGGGCACGAGGGCCACGCCGACCCCACCTGCGGCTGGGGAAGCGGCGTCAACCAGCTGCGCACCGAGGTCGAGGTCTGCCAGGACGGCACCGCGCTCTACCCCGACGCCGAGGCGAACGGTTCGTCGCCCGGGGTCGAGGCGACCAAGGACGCCGCAGAGGGAATCCTCGGGATCGAGATCCCGTACTACGTCTTCATCGACATGCACGGCTTCGCGTCGCTCATCGATGCGCTCGGCGGCGTCGACATCACCGTCGCGGAGCGTCTGCCCGAGGGCGGCGGTCCGTCGTACGACGGGCAGAGCGTCGACGAATGGGCGACCGGCTGGATCGAAGCGGGCGAGCAGCACATGGACGGCGACACGGCTCAGTGGTACGCACGCTCGCGCTACACGACGAACGACTTCGACCGGATGCGCCGCCAGCGCCAGCTGCAGGAGGCCATCCTCGACCAGTTCACGCCGCAGACCGTGTTGACGCGGTTCGGCGAGATCGCAGCCGCCGGCACCGACATCGTGCAGACCGACCTGCCGCAGTCGTTCCTCCCGTCGCTCGCCGACATCGCGCTGAAGGCCAAGGAGCAGCCCGTCACCACGATCGAGCTGACCCCCGACGGCGGCGTCGACGAGTACGAGCCCGACTACGAGCAGGTGCACGAGATGGTGCAGCAGGCGCTCCATCCGCCCACCCCGACCGACGAGGGCTGA
- the purE gene encoding 5-(carboxyamino)imidazole ribonucleotide mutase: MGSDSDWRVMSDASQALTDFGVAHEVEVVSAHRTPDKLMRYAREARARGLRVIIAGAGGAAHLPGMLASMTALPVIGVPVQLATLDGMDSLLSIVQMPAGIPVATVSINGAKNAGLLAARILGAGDPEVAEKVEAYARDLEAQVEEKNRRLKESL; the protein is encoded by the coding sequence ATGGGCTCCGATTCGGATTGGCGCGTGATGAGCGACGCCTCGCAGGCGCTGACCGACTTCGGCGTCGCGCACGAGGTGGAGGTCGTCTCGGCGCACCGCACACCCGACAAGCTCATGCGCTACGCGCGTGAGGCGCGTGCTCGCGGACTCCGGGTGATCATCGCCGGAGCGGGCGGCGCGGCGCACCTCCCCGGCATGCTCGCGTCGATGACCGCGCTCCCCGTCATCGGCGTGCCCGTGCAGCTCGCCACACTCGACGGCATGGACTCGCTCCTGAGCATCGTGCAGATGCCCGCAGGCATCCCGGTGGCGACCGTGTCGATCAACGGAGCGAAGAACGCCGGCCTCCTCGCCGCGCGCATCCTCGGCGCGGGCGACCCGGAGGTCGCCGAGAAGGTCGAAGCGTACGCCCGCGACCTCGAGGCGCAGGTCGAGGAGAAGAACCGGCGGCTCAAGGAGTCGCTGTGA
- a CDS encoding 5-(carboxyamino)imidazole ribonucleotide synthase yields the protein MALRVGVVGGGQLARMMIAPAVELGIELSVLAEDEGMSAALAATAVGDYRDADTVLAFAQSVDVITFDHEHVPQTVLGALVDAGVAVHPGPHALRIAQDKLVMRARLQELGMPQPDWAAVEDTAALQEFLDAHGGRAVVKTPRGGYDGKGVRVVADATEADDWFAALAEDANGGALLVEELVDFTRELAQQVARRPSGEVRAYPVVETVQRDGVCAEVIAPAPHAADRLQQVTAQIGVSIAEGLDVTGMLAVELFETTDERVLVNELAMRPHNSGHWSQDGATTGQFEQHLRAVLDLPLGDPQPVAPWAVMVNILGGPAEGGLTERFATALAEHPSAKVHTYGKAPRPGRKVGHVTVSGDDLDDVAYQARAAAAHFLD from the coding sequence ATGGCGCTGCGTGTGGGAGTGGTCGGCGGAGGACAGCTGGCGCGCATGATGATCGCCCCGGCGGTCGAGCTCGGGATCGAGCTGAGCGTGCTGGCCGAGGACGAGGGGATGTCGGCGGCTCTGGCCGCCACCGCGGTCGGCGACTATCGCGACGCCGACACGGTGCTCGCGTTCGCGCAGTCCGTCGACGTCATCACCTTCGACCATGAGCATGTGCCCCAGACCGTGCTCGGCGCCCTCGTCGACGCGGGCGTCGCCGTGCATCCGGGTCCGCACGCGCTGCGCATCGCGCAGGACAAGCTCGTGATGCGCGCTCGCCTCCAGGAGCTCGGGATGCCGCAGCCGGACTGGGCCGCGGTGGAGGACACCGCCGCCCTGCAGGAGTTCCTCGACGCGCACGGCGGGCGCGCGGTCGTGAAGACCCCGCGCGGCGGCTACGACGGCAAGGGCGTTCGCGTCGTCGCCGACGCGACCGAGGCCGACGACTGGTTCGCAGCGCTCGCCGAGGACGCGAACGGCGGCGCACTCCTCGTGGAGGAGCTCGTCGATTTCACGCGCGAGCTCGCGCAGCAGGTCGCGCGGCGCCCCTCGGGCGAGGTGCGGGCGTACCCCGTGGTCGAGACCGTGCAGCGCGACGGCGTGTGCGCCGAGGTCATCGCCCCGGCGCCGCACGCCGCCGACCGCCTTCAGCAGGTGACCGCGCAGATCGGCGTCTCGATCGCCGAGGGACTCGACGTGACCGGCATGCTCGCCGTCGAGCTGTTCGAGACCACCGACGAGCGCGTCCTCGTCAACGAGCTCGCGATGCGTCCGCACAACTCCGGTCACTGGAGCCAGGACGGAGCGACCACCGGCCAGTTCGAGCAGCACCTGCGCGCGGTGCTCGACCTGCCCTTGGGTGACCCTCAGCCGGTCGCGCCGTGGGCGGTGATGGTGAACATCCTCGGCGGACCGGCCGAGGGCGGTCTCACCGAGCGCTTCGCCACCGCTCTGGCGGAGCATCCGTCGGCCAAAGTGCACACCTACGGCAAGGCGCCGCGTCCGGGCCGCAAGGTCGGCCACGTCACCGTCTCGGGCGACGACCTCGACGACGTCGCCTACCAGGCGCGTGCCGCCGCCGCACACTTCCTCGACTGA
- a CDS encoding PH domain-containing protein — protein sequence MTQPVGFGGRPQMPAPGAPTPELRVARFRGHARRLFWSALVLIVVAGACGYLYGNLPDPYEDWMLLTAAGVVIFVLVFLPFLVWWSRVYTITTRRVMQRTGVLAVRRRELEHVRGYTIQVRRGPLQRIWGAGTLTLSNGIDEPLRIVNVPSAAVVHEALVDQVEVSQILAHRDAQPLPGPVPPPLPDA from the coding sequence ATGACCCAGCCCGTCGGATTCGGCGGCCGGCCGCAGATGCCCGCCCCCGGTGCGCCCACGCCGGAGCTGCGTGTGGCACGGTTCCGCGGCCACGCGCGGCGGCTGTTCTGGTCGGCACTCGTGCTGATCGTCGTCGCCGGGGCGTGCGGGTACCTGTACGGGAACCTCCCCGATCCGTACGAGGACTGGATGCTGCTCACCGCCGCCGGGGTCGTGATCTTCGTGCTGGTGTTCCTGCCGTTCCTCGTGTGGTGGTCGCGGGTCTACACGATCACCACACGCCGCGTGATGCAGCGCACCGGGGTACTCGCCGTCAGACGACGGGAGCTCGAGCACGTGCGCGGATACACGATCCAGGTGCGACGCGGACCTCTCCAGCGCATCTGGGGCGCCGGTACGCTCACGCTCTCGAACGGCATCGACGAGCCGCTGCGCATCGTCAACGTGCCGAGCGCGGCGGTCGTGCATGAGGCCCTCGTCGACCAGGTCGAGGTCAGCCAGATCCTCGCGCACCGCGACGCGCAGCCGCTTCCGGGGCCCGTGCCGCCTCCGCTTCCCGACGCCTGA
- a CDS encoding biotin--[acetyl-CoA-carboxylase] ligase, with translation MSTPREGYPRTAAVSPRVQVVESTDSTNADVVRLAAGDPQSWPHLSMLITEDQRRGRGRLDRVWTAPPGTALAVSVVVRVPGIPAAARGWVPLIAGAAMAESIARRLDPGAHDTALKWPNDVLVDGGKICGILAEAIAMDPDAIVIGAGVNTRMPRAELPVETATSFAAIGRESDDDALLADYVVGLERMLAALAAAGGDAEAAGVRAEVSDRCSTLGAQVRVTLPGGGVLEGRAEAIDGDGRLVVASTDGSTATVSAGDVVHVRRA, from the coding sequence ATGTCGACACCTCGTGAGGGCTACCCCCGCACCGCCGCAGTGAGCCCCCGGGTGCAGGTGGTCGAATCCACCGACTCGACCAACGCCGACGTCGTGCGCCTGGCGGCGGGCGACCCGCAGTCGTGGCCGCACCTGTCGATGCTGATCACCGAGGATCAGCGGCGGGGGCGCGGGCGCCTCGATCGGGTCTGGACCGCCCCGCCGGGCACCGCACTCGCGGTGTCGGTCGTCGTGCGCGTCCCGGGCATCCCCGCCGCCGCGCGGGGATGGGTCCCCCTGATCGCGGGTGCTGCGATGGCGGAGTCGATCGCGCGCCGGCTCGACCCTGGTGCACACGACACGGCGCTCAAATGGCCCAACGACGTGCTCGTCGACGGCGGGAAGATCTGCGGCATCCTCGCCGAGGCGATCGCGATGGATCCCGATGCGATCGTGATCGGCGCAGGCGTGAACACCCGGATGCCGCGGGCCGAGCTCCCCGTCGAGACGGCGACCTCGTTCGCGGCCATCGGCAGGGAGTCGGACGACGACGCGCTGCTGGCCGACTACGTCGTGGGGCTCGAGCGCATGCTCGCCGCCCTCGCCGCCGCGGGCGGCGACGCCGAGGCCGCCGGCGTGCGGGCCGAGGTGTCGGACCGGTGCTCCACGCTCGGCGCGCAGGTGCGGGTCACGCTCCCCGGCGGCGGTGTCCTCGAGGGTCGCGCAGAGGCGATCGACGGCGACGGCAGGCTCGTCGTCGCATCGACCGACGGCTCGACGGCGACCGTGTCGGCCGGCGACGTGGTGCACGTGCGTCGAGCGTGA
- a CDS encoding serine hydrolase, producing MFGPGAMRAGALLLAVAMLVSMTDTAADAAVPDPTPSATADAPIETADAPDEGATPEPTQGVGVVPSPAVSPTASVSPTPSVSPTASATPTPHPPTVTPSPTPTPTPTEAPIPDGDDEETNADSGIGARALAVAPALPAAGRLSGSDRFGTAIAVSRGGFPSGADTVVVASGYAAVDGVLAAALAARKAAPVLYTKQSSVTAATLTEIERLGPTTILVVDTGGSVSTTALANLRSTGASVVRYPSGSATAISQTILVEDGATFDTVYLAGVAGTADGPIAISAAAGTRSGALIVDGKVSAVHSTTVRALREVEARRIVILGGSTVSSGYEASLKSAGFTVERRRASSAHSLSAAVAAETKGVKRAIVTNPVATNDTAVAAALAAVNRQPLFYSIQPCVPDDVRSAIARTGATVTAVGGTASIGGSVLSNTSCTTEKANRERSLRAAISTTMSKYAGSFTVTVRELGGLSLVASVGGTSAREPASMMKLYAAWAALKRVDQGRASLDTKLASGMTVRTCIHVMIHVSDNYCHTDLVHWIGIPTLNSMIRSAGFTGSRYGSVPKGTSVLYAGNRATTNDLSRFVGMLEKGQLLSAASTERLLGLMELQIWRSRIASGIPPGVNQASKPGALWIASGLTQSDTAVVYGPTSTYAISIIGLDGPSRAALRAISRTVYEKLNGSFGAAASYPVQQMVTTKSTSVRSSPGGATVSTARSGTPIEVIDAVRDWYLVRWGSSERYIHLSALRNR from the coding sequence ATGTTCGGACCGGGAGCGATGCGAGCGGGTGCACTCCTGCTCGCGGTGGCGATGCTCGTCTCGATGACCGACACCGCAGCGGATGCCGCCGTGCCCGACCCCACTCCGAGTGCCACGGCGGACGCGCCGATCGAGACGGCCGACGCGCCGGACGAGGGTGCGACACCGGAGCCGACGCAGGGAGTGGGCGTCGTTCCATCGCCGGCTGTCAGTCCGACAGCATCCGTCAGTCCGACACCATCCGTCAGCCCGACGGCGTCCGCCACGCCGACACCGCACCCTCCCACGGTGACGCCGAGCCCCACCCCGACCCCGACCCCGACCGAGGCGCCGATCCCCGATGGCGACGACGAGGAGACGAACGCAGATTCCGGCATAGGCGCACGCGCGCTGGCGGTCGCTCCGGCACTGCCCGCAGCAGGACGACTCTCCGGCAGTGACCGTTTCGGCACAGCGATCGCGGTCTCGCGCGGCGGCTTCCCGTCGGGGGCGGACACCGTCGTGGTCGCGTCCGGGTACGCCGCAGTCGATGGCGTGCTCGCCGCCGCGCTCGCTGCGCGGAAGGCGGCGCCCGTGCTCTACACGAAGCAGTCGAGCGTCACGGCGGCCACGCTCACCGAGATCGAACGACTCGGTCCGACGACGATCCTGGTCGTCGACACCGGGGGATCGGTGTCGACGACAGCGCTGGCGAATCTTCGTTCGACCGGCGCCTCGGTCGTGCGGTACCCGAGTGGCAGCGCGACGGCGATCTCGCAGACCATCCTCGTGGAGGACGGAGCGACGTTCGACACCGTCTATCTCGCCGGTGTCGCCGGAACCGCAGACGGCCCGATCGCGATCTCGGCTGCGGCGGGGACCCGCAGCGGGGCACTGATCGTCGACGGCAAGGTCTCGGCAGTTCACAGCACGACGGTGAGGGCGCTTCGCGAGGTCGAGGCGCGGAGGATCGTGATCCTCGGCGGCAGCACCGTCTCAAGCGGCTATGAGGCCTCGCTGAAGTCGGCCGGATTCACCGTGGAGCGCCGACGGGCGAGCAGCGCGCACTCCCTGTCTGCGGCGGTGGCAGCTGAGACGAAGGGGGTCAAGCGCGCGATCGTGACGAATCCGGTTGCCACCAATGACACGGCGGTGGCGGCTGCGCTCGCCGCGGTCAACCGGCAGCCGCTGTTCTACAGCATCCAGCCGTGCGTCCCGGACGACGTGCGATCGGCCATCGCCCGCACCGGTGCGACCGTCACCGCGGTCGGGGGCACGGCGTCGATCGGCGGCTCGGTCCTGTCGAACACCTCGTGCACGACTGAGAAGGCCAACCGCGAGCGTTCTCTGCGCGCCGCGATCAGCACGACGATGTCGAAGTACGCGGGGTCGTTCACGGTCACCGTGCGCGAGCTCGGCGGACTGAGCCTCGTGGCGAGTGTCGGAGGCACGTCCGCGCGAGAGCCCGCCAGCATGATGAAGCTCTACGCGGCGTGGGCGGCCCTGAAGCGGGTCGACCAGGGGCGCGCATCGCTCGACACCAAGCTGGCGTCGGGGATGACGGTGCGCACGTGCATCCACGTGATGATCCACGTCTCCGACAACTACTGCCACACCGACCTCGTGCACTGGATCGGCATTCCGACTCTCAACTCCATGATCCGCTCCGCCGGGTTCACCGGATCGAGGTACGGATCGGTCCCCAAAGGCACGAGCGTCCTGTACGCCGGCAACCGGGCCACGACGAACGATCTCAGCCGGTTCGTGGGGATGCTCGAGAAGGGGCAGCTGCTGAGCGCCGCATCCACCGAGCGACTGCTCGGGCTCATGGAACTGCAGATCTGGCGGTCGCGCATCGCCTCGGGCATCCCGCCGGGTGTCAACCAGGCGAGCAAGCCGGGCGCGCTGTGGATCGCGTCGGGGCTGACCCAGTCCGACACCGCCGTCGTCTACGGGCCGACGTCGACGTACGCGATCTCGATCATCGGGCTCGACGGCCCCTCCCGCGCGGCGCTGCGGGCGATCTCCCGCACCGTGTACGAGAAGCTCAACGGCTCCTTCGGAGCCGCGGCGAGCTATCCCGTGCAGCAGATGGTGACGACGAAGTCCACGAGCGTACGCTCGTCGCCCGGGGGAGCGACGGTGAGTACGGCCAGGAGTGGGACTCCCATCGAGGTCATCGACGCCGTGCGCGACTGGTATCTCGTGCGGTGGGGCTCGTCCGAGCGGTACATCCACCTCTCGGCGCTGCGCAACCGGTGA
- a CDS encoding acyl-CoA carboxylase subunit beta has product MTDQPDLSTTAGKIADLRARYQEAVLDAEAVAQQKQHAKGKGTARERVEQLVDPGSFVELDEYVRHRTAAFGMDRSRPYGDSVVTGIGTIHGRTVAVYSQDFSTFGGSLGEVAGEKIIKVMEFALRSGIPIVGILDSGGARIQEGVVALGKYGEIFRLNTRASGVIPQISIIMGPAAGGAVYSPALTDFVVMVDKTSQMFVTGPDVIKTVTGEDVGMEELGGAHTHNTRSGVAHYLAEDEEDAIDYVRSMLGFLPDNNMAELPVYETGFEFETTDSDRALNAIIPDSPNQPYDIHQVIRGIVDAEDFLEVQPLFAPNIVIGFGRIEGRSVGIIANQPSQMAGTLNIEAGEKASRFVRFCDAFSIPIVTLVDVPGYLPGTDQEWTGVIRRGAKLLYAYAEATVPLVTVILRKAYGGAYIVMGSKQLGADINLAWPTAEIAVMGGQGAVNILYRGEIKKAEEAGEDVAAVRTRLANEYTYNVASPFLAAERGELDGIIEPAATRVSIAKSLRALRGKRASLPPKKHGNIPL; this is encoded by the coding sequence GTGACCGATCAGCCCGACCTCTCGACGACCGCCGGCAAGATCGCCGACCTCCGCGCCCGCTACCAGGAGGCGGTGCTCGACGCCGAGGCCGTCGCCCAGCAGAAGCAGCACGCGAAGGGCAAGGGCACCGCCCGTGAGCGAGTGGAGCAGCTCGTCGACCCCGGCAGCTTCGTCGAGCTCGACGAATACGTGCGCCACCGCACCGCCGCCTTCGGCATGGACCGGTCGCGCCCGTACGGCGACTCGGTCGTGACCGGCATCGGCACGATCCACGGCCGCACCGTCGCGGTGTACTCGCAGGACTTCTCGACCTTCGGCGGCTCCCTCGGCGAGGTCGCCGGCGAGAAGATCATCAAGGTCATGGAGTTCGCGCTGCGCAGCGGCATCCCGATCGTCGGCATCCTCGACTCGGGCGGCGCGCGCATCCAGGAGGGCGTGGTCGCGCTCGGCAAGTACGGCGAGATCTTCCGCCTCAACACCCGGGCCTCCGGCGTCATCCCCCAGATCTCGATCATCATGGGACCTGCAGCGGGCGGCGCGGTCTACTCCCCCGCCCTCACCGACTTCGTGGTGATGGTCGACAAGACCAGCCAGATGTTCGTCACCGGACCCGACGTGATCAAGACGGTCACCGGCGAGGACGTCGGCATGGAGGAGCTCGGCGGCGCGCACACGCACAACACCCGGTCGGGTGTCGCCCACTACCTCGCCGAGGACGAGGAGGACGCGATCGACTACGTCCGCTCGATGCTCGGCTTCCTCCCCGACAACAACATGGCGGAGCTGCCGGTCTACGAAACCGGATTCGAGTTCGAGACGACGGACTCCGACCGCGCGCTGAACGCGATCATCCCCGACTCGCCGAACCAGCCGTACGACATCCACCAGGTCATCCGCGGCATCGTCGACGCCGAGGACTTCCTCGAGGTGCAGCCGCTGTTCGCCCCCAACATCGTCATCGGCTTCGGCCGCATCGAGGGCCGCTCGGTGGGCATCATCGCCAATCAGCCGTCGCAGATGGCCGGGACGCTGAACATCGAGGCCGGCGAGAAGGCCAGCCGCTTCGTGCGGTTCTGCGACGCCTTCTCGATCCCGATCGTCACGCTCGTCGACGTGCCCGGCTACCTCCCCGGCACCGACCAGGAGTGGACGGGCGTCATCCGCCGCGGCGCGAAGCTGCTCTACGCGTACGCCGAGGCGACCGTGCCGCTGGTCACCGTCATCCTGCGCAAGGCCTACGGCGGCGCGTACATCGTGATGGGCTCCAAGCAGCTGGGCGCTGACATCAACCTCGCGTGGCCCACCGCCGAGATCGCCGTCATGGGCGGCCAGGGCGCGGTGAACATCCTCTACCGGGGCGAGATCAAGAAGGCCGAAGAGGCGGGCGAGGATGTCGCGGCGGTGCGCACGCGCCTCGCGAACGAGTACACCTACAACGTCGCCTCCCCGTTCCTCGCCGCCGAGCGCGGCGAGCTCGACGGCATCATCGAGCCGGCGGCCACGCGCGTGTCGATCGCGAAGTCGCTCCGGGCACTGCGCGGCAAGCGCGCGAGCCTGCCGCCCAAGAAGCACGGGAACATCCCGCTGTGA
- a CDS encoding acyl-CoA carboxylase subunit epsilon encodes MTGDAGESVSIEVRRGSPTEEELAALIAVVTDRYSGEAAEAVAEEDAARSAWSVSQRGLREPLRRELGWVRGA; translated from the coding sequence GTGACGGGCGACGCAGGCGAGAGCGTCTCGATCGAGGTGCGCCGGGGCTCTCCCACCGAGGAGGAGCTCGCGGCGCTCATCGCCGTCGTCACCGACAGGTACTCCGGCGAGGCCGCCGAGGCCGTCGCCGAGGAGGATGCCGCGCGGTCGGCATGGAGCGTCTCGCAGCGCGGGCTGCGCGAGCCGCTCCGACGCGAGCTCGGCTGGGTCCGCGGGGCCTGA
- a CDS encoding sensor histidine kinase, whose translation MAAEAPTTLLESAWRLIPSARGVHGGVGSFTRTRVERIISLVAGLGSLALGMQAFLTALGPYDERPAWHTPLMIGVFGPLAVMILACLVGRGVRVSAGVFALAYVLALIAWPIATVQSAPEATSQPWIWYLVNIATLAAVLAFPMPLQIVWTAAVPLMYGLVRLIQVGFSQEFIIGVALDVSFALILGSMLLTLGWVFRSVAAGVDQTRAQAVASYAEAAAADALEQERVEVAALMHDSVLAALIAAERAETPRERALAVTMAREALTRLANTEQDSREGTDEPRTPDDIADAIEQAARELGADLRAVRTIDDEAPALPGRIAAALALAATQAVANALQHAGGAGLTLTVAGDHAGVDISVVDRGEGFDVDSVEDDRLGIRASILARVAAVGATASIASGQDGTVVTIRWRRRIS comes from the coding sequence GTGGCAGCTGAGGCGCCGACGACCCTCCTCGAGAGCGCCTGGCGCCTCATCCCGTCCGCACGCGGTGTGCACGGCGGCGTCGGATCGTTCACCCGCACCCGGGTCGAGCGGATCATCTCGCTCGTGGCGGGTCTCGGTTCGCTCGCGCTCGGGATGCAGGCGTTCCTCACTGCGCTCGGGCCCTACGACGAGCGGCCGGCGTGGCACACGCCCCTCATGATCGGCGTTTTCGGGCCGCTGGCCGTGATGATCCTCGCGTGCCTCGTCGGCCGCGGGGTGCGGGTCAGCGCCGGTGTCTTCGCGCTCGCCTACGTGCTCGCCCTCATCGCGTGGCCGATCGCGACGGTGCAGTCGGCTCCCGAGGCGACATCCCAGCCGTGGATCTGGTACCTGGTGAACATCGCGACGCTCGCCGCGGTGCTCGCGTTCCCGATGCCGCTGCAGATCGTGTGGACCGCCGCGGTGCCGCTCATGTACGGGCTCGTGCGGCTCATCCAGGTCGGCTTCTCGCAGGAGTTCATCATCGGGGTGGCGCTCGACGTCTCGTTCGCCCTGATCCTGGGGTCGATGCTGCTGACGCTCGGGTGGGTGTTCCGCTCGGTCGCCGCGGGCGTAGATCAGACGCGCGCGCAGGCGGTCGCCTCCTACGCCGAGGCTGCCGCCGCCGACGCCCTCGAGCAGGAGCGCGTCGAAGTCGCCGCACTCATGCACGACAGCGTGCTCGCTGCGCTCATCGCCGCCGAGCGGGCCGAGACGCCCCGCGAGCGAGCCCTCGCGGTGACGATGGCGCGCGAGGCGCTGACGCGTCTGGCCAACACGGAGCAGGATTCGCGTGAGGGCACCGACGAGCCGCGCACACCCGACGACATCGCCGACGCGATCGAGCAGGCGGCGCGAGAGCTCGGCGCAGACCTGCGCGCGGTGCGCACGATCGACGACGAGGCCCCGGCGCTGCCCGGACGCATCGCCGCGGCGCTCGCGCTCGCCGCCACGCAGGCGGTCGCCAACGCGCTTCAGCACGCCGGCGGTGCGGGACTCACCCTGACCGTCGCCGGAGACCACGCCGGCGTGGACATCTCGGTGGTCGACCGCGGCGAGGGGTTCGACGTCGACTCCGTGGAGGATGATCGTCTGGGCATCCGCGCCTCGATCCTCGCCCGGGTCGCGGCCGTCGGCGCCACGGCCAGCATCGCCTCGGGGCAGGACGGGACCGTGGTCACGATCCGTTGGAGGCGGAGGATCTCGTGA
- a CDS encoding response regulator transcription factor, with the protein MTRVALIDDHESVRLGLAAACARSGTKQVVFSGSNVTEYLDWRSFAAAAPADVVVLDLTLGDGTTVTENVRALVADGSSVIIHSVADRPAAVREALSAGATGVVSKASPIDDVIAAIRTVARGEPLNNVEWASAVEGDREFADAQLSAREREVLRLYAAGLPLKMVAERLGIAYSTAKENITRIRVKYVEVGRPAPTKVDLARRAMEDGLLVEPTDIGGIASGS; encoded by the coding sequence ATGACACGCGTGGCCCTGATCGACGACCACGAGTCGGTGCGACTCGGACTCGCCGCCGCGTGCGCGCGCAGCGGCACCAAGCAGGTCGTCTTCTCGGGGAGCAACGTCACCGAGTACCTCGACTGGCGTTCGTTCGCCGCCGCCGCGCCGGCGGACGTGGTCGTGCTCGACCTCACGCTCGGCGACGGCACGACGGTGACCGAGAACGTGCGCGCGCTGGTCGCCGACGGATCGAGCGTCATCATCCACAGCGTCGCCGACCGGCCGGCAGCCGTGCGCGAGGCGCTGTCGGCAGGCGCCACCGGCGTGGTCAGCAAGGCGTCGCCGATCGACGACGTCATCGCCGCCATCCGCACCGTCGCCCGGGGGGAGCCCCTCAACAACGTCGAGTGGGCGAGCGCCGTCGAAGGCGATCGCGAGTTCGCCGACGCCCAGCTGTCGGCTCGCGAGCGCGAGGTGCTCCGCCTGTACGCCGCCGGGCTCCCGCTCAAGATGGTCGCCGAGCGACTGGGCATCGCGTATTCGACCGCCAAGGAGAACATCACCCGCATCCGGGTGAAGTACGTCGAGGTCGGTCGCCCCGCACCGACCAAGGTCGACCTCGCCCGTCGGGCGATGGAGGACGGACTCCTCGTCGAACCCACGGACATCGGCGGGATCGCCAGTGGCAGCTGA